In the Acetobacterium sp. KB-1 genome, GCTTGGAGCAGGTCATTGTTTTCATGAAATTTCTCCTTTATACTTTTCAGATAAGTTCTTAATTAGAACATTAATTCACAGTGGCGTCATTGGAATAGCCACGCTTTTCCCAGTAACCTTTGTAGCTTTCATCACTGGATAGTTCAATTTTATTAACCCAGCGGGCCCATTTATACCCAAGTCTATCTTCGGCCACCACAATAAAAGGAAAACCCATTGACGCTGGCAATGACACGCCATTGGCCGAATAGGCTAATAACATGTCTTCGTCTTTAATGACTGTTAGTGGCATCGATGTGGTATAGCCATCGACACAGTGAAAGATCACGACGGTGGCATTATCTTTAATCCCTGCATCAGCCAGCAAATCGTTAATGTGCACGCCTTCCCAAAGCACCGTGGCTTGCCATCCTTCGACACAATACAAGGTAATCAAGCGCTGCGCTTTCTCTTTTTCCAATACCTGTTCATAGGTATAACTTACAGGCTTATCAACCAGACCGGTCAATTGCAACTGATAGGTACTAAGATCTACTTCTTGAATCCCAGAAATTGAATTGTCTCTGGGCCCGATGGCAGGGTCGAGCCGAACCCCCTGATATTCCCGAATTTCCAGTTCCTGATAGCGGCTGGCGGTCGCCTGGGAAACAGCATCTTCCTTTCCATTATCAACTTTTGAAAACAAGTTCATGTTACTGATAAAGTAAATGGCAACCACCACTGCAATTACCCCCACCACTAAAATAATTCTTCGTCGCATCGCATGATCTCCTTTTACCACTTTCGTGTGTATCTGTTTTATTATACTCTATCAGGCGGGTTAATTAACAGCATTTAATTCGACCTCAACCTGGCAGGATGGGGTAAAACCAATACTTATTTCCACCGACGTCACAATGGTTCCACTGCTTACTTCACCAGAAAAAATAGTAGCCCGTCGTTTCCCAATTTCCATGATCTGTTTACTCATTTCTACACTTCTTTTTAAGTTTGATTCAATGAAAGGGTAGCATTTATCATTTCTATGAGATGGTTAGGAAAATAATCATCGTCATTTTCTATTGAAATCAGCCGTTCTTTCATCCGTTGACCCAGTTTCCTGGCTGTTTCCTGATCACCATAGCACAACAGCCGTTTCAGTTCAGACACGCTGTCAGTCAAAGCATCCCCGCAGGCACTGACCCGTTTATAGCTGAGAAACCCTTCGTCCAGAAACCAGCTCAGGGTTCTTTCAAAATGCTGGTAAATCTGTTCGGGATCGATGCTGAGTGGTTGCAGGACCATCCCTTGCTCCAGCACCGGTTCTGACTGATCTTGGATCTGAAAGACCAGGGTGGCTCCTTCATAGCAGGTAAGTGCCTGGCCAAAAGCTTCGATGGACACGACTTGCCCATCAATAACCAGGCTGGCCAGATCTCTGGATTCTTCATCCAAGGTAATCCGGCCGGTACCAACACTATTTAAGCCGTACTGGCCATCACTCAAATGAATTGCATTACTGATTGGCTGATTCTCTGAATAACGCACCAGGGTCTTCTGGGCCAACCCCTTTGCGATCTTCTGGATTAACTGCAGATAGGCAAATGCCTGATTGTCCTCCGGTCTCGACTGCGTTTCAAATTCATAGCCGCCATCAATTTCCCAGCCCCGCCAGATGGCAATGCCCGGAAGCAGCAACAGTGAGATTTCAAATGTATGGTCATTCCCCTGAGGGTCTTTTAGAGACACGACCATCTCACAGGGATCGACGGCTGCGATCCCCAAGTGCTTTGTCATAATCTGGTTATGGCAACTCAGGCAGAAATCACCACTTTCTTTAATATGTATGATGGCTTCATTTTGTTGGCATTGATTGCATTTCATACAACATTTCCTTTCTTATACATCGTTTTAATCTATTAATCTTCAGGTTTAATAATCTATGGCAGGGACAAATATTGGTTCAGATCTCTATTTAGTTTTCAATCCTTTTTAAAATTCTTTTGTTGCCGTTGCACCGGCTGCGGCCGGGAATGACTGTCTTTTTTTGGTCCAATCCCCTGAGTAAAAGCACAACCCTTGTGATAATTAGAGCAACCCCAAAATTCACCATGAACACTACGGCGAATCACCAGGCTGCCCCCACATTTGGGGCAGATCTGCTGCCGGGATTGCAGCTCACTGGGAAAATCAGCCATCAACTCTTTCACAAAGACCGACTTGTTACCATCTTGAACCAACAGCCAAGCCTTTTTCTTCGTCCGGGTCATGGCCACATAAAACAGGCGCCGTTCCTCCGAATAAAGATAATCCTCGGTATCGTCAAGCAGCAATTGAACCACCGCATCATTTTGAATTTTGCTCGGAAAACCATAGCTTTTTTCTTTATTATTTAGAATAAAAACATAGTCCGCCTGTAAACCTTTGGATCTATGAGCCGACAAAAATTCCATCTGTAAATCAGTTCTGGACGGATAGCTGACCTGAGTCTTACCGCCTCGATTATCATACTGGCACTTAAACGGCGATTGGTCAAACAATTTAATATCATGATTATAACGACCAATAAAAAAGACACTGCTATTTTGGGGCAGCTCCATAATGGTCGCTTCCATAAATGTTACCAGACTTCTTTCATTGTGCCCTTCAATCAGACCCAGTGAAAACTCACCCTCTGGATGGGATCGATCACCCGCCACGGCACTCAATTTCTTTTTGATATGCTTGGGGTTTTTCATCACAAAATGGCCGCTGACGTCAATCAAACTCCTGGAAAAGCGGTAGGTGGTTTCGATCTTGCTGGCTTCCGCAGCCCCCCAGTAGCTTTCAAAGTCCAGAATATAATTGATATCACTGCCCGCAAAACCATAAATACTCTGCCAGTCATCCCCGACACAAAATAAACCAAAATCCGACTGATTGCGCATCGCTTTCAGCAGGTTGTACCGGGCCCGGGAGATATCCTGATACTCATCCACAATCACATAGCCATAATGGTGCCGATTCTGGCCACTGATCACATATTTTGTGGCCAGATTAATCATATCGTTAAAATCGATCTCATTATTTTTTTCGAGCTGGGTCTGATAAGCTTTAAAAACCGGTTCAATCAACTCAATGATCCGGTAATTACTGCGTAACTGATGCCCCTGATGGATGCGGTTTAATTGATAAAGCTGATCAAAGAGCTGATTATTAATCTTCACCAGGTTGATCACAGTTTCAAACAATTGTCCCAGATTCTCGAAAAAATGACCCTGATATTTTTTGATCTCAGCCCACAATTCAGCATCTGATTTGGGCTTAAAGACCACCTCGGCGGCAAGCAATTTTTCTTCCAGCACCTGTATCAGCTTGCCGTCTAAATGGTCATAGGCATAGAGCTCCAGCATCGTAGTATTGTTTTCGGCATGGATCTTGCGTTTCCACACCATCCCTTGCTGATAGCTTTGGGTGGCAGTTTTGTTGGCCTTAGCCTTAAAATAATCGGGTACCTGCCCCTTGCGGTCAATGCCAAAATACTCAAGGTAGAGATCCGCATCCGGCAAATAGAAATCTGGAACATATCGGGCATACTCGATGGTTGCGGTATCGGTCTGGTAAGGGCGTTCATACTGGTAATTAATGCCTTTTTGATACAGATAATTGGCGATTTCCATTTCGCCATAACTTTTGACCAGCTCATTTTTCAGGGTCACCGGCTGATTAACGGACAGATAATCCTGGTACTCCGTCTGGTCTTTAAAATCAAAGGCTGACTTTTCTCTGATCCGATAGAAGCTGAGATATTGGATAAATTTTCTCAGGTAAATCGGATCTTTGAGCAATTGATTGAGGGTTTCCTTAACAAAGGTTGACAGATTGATCTGAGTGATGTTTGGCTTGACCCCATTTACTGCCGTGATGATATTCATCCCCAGCTTGTGGAAGGTCATGGCCGCGATGTTTTCGCCGGTTTCTTTGTTAATCCGCTGACACATTTCGGTGGCCGAGGCGTTGGTAAAGGAAAGTACCAGAATTTCGGCTGGTTTGTATTTTTCCGCTTTAAGCAAAAATTTGATCTTGCCAATCACAGTGATGGTCTTTCCGGTTCCGGCGCCCGCAACGACCTGGTGATTGCGACCTTCTTTTAAAATACAGGCCAACTGCTGGGCGTCGAGGTTTTTCCCTTCAATCGGCAGGATCATATTTTTTATATTTTCCAGCCGCGCTGTAATGTAGGCGTCGTTGTGTCGATTCACCTCATCCGCCAATTCGGAGAACCGTTGCGAAAAAGCCGCGATGCGCTCAAGGGTGTTTTTTTCCGCGGCCGTCATTTGCCTAGCCGTTCGAATGATCCCATCGCCACTGCTTAAGTAACGCCACTGATATTGCCATTGATCTAGTTCAGACGCATCAATATAGTGATCTGGATCGGCAAAGAGGGCATCCAACGAAAGTGTTGCGGTATTGAGTTCAGTGCTGATGGTGTCATTGTGACGATTGGCATGGTCTTTCTTGCGGCGCCGTTCAGCTAAGAACTTTTTTAAGAAACACATCGATCACCCTCCTTTTATCCGCATTGATAAAGCTAAACTAATAATGCGATAATCCCCTGACCGTATTTCTCAACCTTGATCAGGACAGCCATAAATTAATGTCAGGCACGGGCATGATCTTTTCGACCTTTCCGATGGCTGGATCAATGACGAAATCAAAGAACCGTTAACGTCGATTATCGCAGAAAAACTGGAAACCTATTCCAATCTGAAAATCCTTAACCCCAAAGCCGAACAACTGCTGGGGGAGCGTCAGATAAATTTTATTTAATACCTGGCGGAGGATCTCGGTTATGATTGACAATAAATATCTCAAGAACCTGTACGACTTTCCCGATGTAGATCCCAGTATCAACCAACTGCTTGAATTACTGACATCTAAAGACCAGGCCTTTTTGGAAAACCTGACCGTGCCATTGGAAATTGCCACACTAGATGAGGCTGAACGCCATTATCTGACGATTTTTTTGCGAACATTGATCATCAGCTCCAGCTCGATCAGATCGATGTGGCTAACTGGTTCCGAGCTGAAGCTTTTTGTTTTGATCAACCCTACTTCCATTCAAAAGACTCAGCGACTTCGAAAAGTTCAAGATCCAGTACACGTCCCCGGCTCCTTCAAAGCCGACAGGTTTATTATTTCCCGACGAGCTGAAGAGGGTTTAGCAGCGTTCATTTAGAGCTCAGTTCCTGTTATCAGCACACCCACCTAAATGGTGCTTGTTATAAATTAATAATCTATAATGGCAGGCATGGCATGTTTATTAGTTTATGTCAGGCACTGTATGCTGTTTCAGAGGTTTCATATGCACTTAGTTTTGATTAAACTAGGAGTCCTGCTATATGACTTCTGATAACACCATTAAGCATGCTGTATCTATTCTTTAGGTATGATTTTGTAGTTAAATCATCTACTTTTCCATCGTAATTCGAAATGTATAATTTTGCTTTTGCTTCAACTGTCAAGCTTTGTGCATAATCATGAAGACTTTTATCTGATATATCTCTATTTGAATTTTTTGTTATTAACACAAAATTCAAGGGAGAATTATAAATTGAACTATTTTTATTTCTAAGATCTTTCGTAGAATCTCCGACCTTCGTTGCTGAACCTAAAGGTATTATATGATGGGCTTCAAGTTCATTTTCTTCTTCCGCAAAAACACTAACAAGTTTACTATTATCAAACATATCACGATATGTTTGCGCTAATAAGTACTGGCAAAAGAAATTACGCAATACAGTTTTTGGATAACGATCTTCATCCGCATACTCTAACAGTAAAACACCTTCGTCGGAAAAATATTTTGTTTCCAAAACATTTTTCATCATTTTATTCAGCCAATCAGCGTTACTTTTTTTTGTAAATTGTCTCACCATTGCCTGTAAATTTGTAATCATACGAACATTCTGATCTTTGTCATATTCACCCGAAAAAATGGCACTCCAATACCAAGCTTCCAATTTTTTATGAACCTGTTTATCATTGAACCACGTATCATCAATGAAAACTGTTGAAACTAAAACAATCATAAGTGAATAATTAATTTCCTTAATATCTCTAATACCACACCGTGTATTAAAAAAGAACATTGCTCTATCTATAGCATCACAAATAATTTCGCACTTGTCATCTATGAATTTCGGATTCATATCTAATATTTTATTTCTTTTCATATGATCTATTCTAAACACATCAGCAGTGAAGGTTAGATTATTATAATATAATGAACAAACGTTTAAAAAGACATCAATATATGTAGTCGATATAACATTTTTGCTTAGGTCATAGCATTTTAATCTAATTGATGCGTTGTAATGTTCATTTTCAATGCTATTTTTTAATAAATTTTGAACTCCATCAGGAATCACGTCGACATTATAAGTTCTAGGTTTTCCAATATTTTCAGCAATACGATTGTAAAAATTTGTTTTACTTACAGTCGCCACTCTAGCCATCACTAGATCAAACGTATTTAAACTAATTCCACCACGATTCAAATTTTCATATATATATCTATTGCTCTTGCTCTTTTTGATTCTTCAACGATAATCTGGTTTAATGTCATATTCCGTATGCATGAATCTAAATAATCCTGCAAATAACGACCCCATAGCTGGCTACGGTTTTCTAACTCCTTCATAAATTTTGTATAGTCTTCTTTGATATCATTTCGTTCTTCTTCAATAAATATTTCATCAATAAAGAAATTTTTATCTTCGATAGTTGTTTTTTTTGTAAACTCATGAATAATTTCATCTTTTATGGAATCAGAAATTTTCTTGACTATTCTTTGATAACACAAAGTGATTACACCACTTCTTTTCTTTTCAGTAGGTATAATCAAATATAATGGTACCAAATAACCATCTTCATTGGAAATGCAAAAATCATCAAGTTCAATCCCGAGGTCTGTATCAGGATTATATGGCTGAC is a window encoding:
- a CDS encoding DUF1524 domain-containing protein, with the translated sequence MARVATVSKTNFYNRIAENIGKPRTYNVDVIPDGVQNLLKNSIENEHYNASIRLKCYDLSKNVISTTYIDVFLNVCSLYYNNLTFTADVFRIDHMKRNKILDMNPKFIDDKCEIICDAIDRAMFFFNTRCGIRDIKEINYSLMIVLVSTVFIDDTWFNDKQVHKKLEAWYWSAIFSGEYDKDQNVRMITNLQAMVRQFTKKSNADWLNKMMKNVLETKYFSDEGVLLLEYADEDRYPKTVLRNFFCQYLLAQTYRDMFDNSKLVSVFAEEENELEAHHIIPLGSATKVGDSTKDLRNKNSSIYNSPLNFVLITKNSNRDISDKSLHDYAQSLTVEAKAKLYISNYDGKVDDLTTKSYLKNRYSMLNGVIRSHIAGLLV
- a CDS encoding molybdopterin-dependent oxidoreductase, which codes for MRRRIILVVGVIAVVVAIYFISNMNLFSKVDNGKEDAVSQATASRYQELEIREYQGVRLDPAIGPRDNSISGIQEVDLSTYQLQLTGLVDKPVSYTYEQVLEKEKAQRLITLYCVEGWQATVLWEGVHINDLLADAGIKDNATVVIFHCVDGYTTSMPLTVIKDEDMLLAYSANGVSLPASMGFPFIVVAEDRLGYKWARWVNKIELSSDESYKGYWEKRGYSNDATVN
- a CDS encoding UvrD-helicase domain-containing protein, with the translated sequence MCFLKKFLAERRRKKDHANRHNDTISTELNTATLSLDALFADPDHYIDASELDQWQYQWRYLSSGDGIIRTARQMTAAEKNTLERIAAFSQRFSELADEVNRHNDAYITARLENIKNMILPIEGKNLDAQQLACILKEGRNHQVVAGAGTGKTITVIGKIKFLLKAEKYKPAEILVLSFTNASATEMCQRINKETGENIAAMTFHKLGMNIITAVNGVKPNITQINLSTFVKETLNQLLKDPIYLRKFIQYLSFYRIREKSAFDFKDQTEYQDYLSVNQPVTLKNELVKSYGEMEIANYLYQKGINYQYERPYQTDTATIEYARYVPDFYLPDADLYLEYFGIDRKGQVPDYFKAKANKTATQSYQQGMVWKRKIHAENNTTMLELYAYDHLDGKLIQVLEEKLLAAEVVFKPKSDAELWAEIKKYQGHFFENLGQLFETVINLVKINNQLFDQLYQLNRIHQGHQLRSNYRIIELIEPVFKAYQTQLEKNNEIDFNDMINLATKYVISGQNRHHYGYVIVDEYQDISRARYNLLKAMRNQSDFGLFCVGDDWQSIYGFAGSDINYILDFESYWGAAEASKIETTYRFSRSLIDVSGHFVMKNPKHIKKKLSAVAGDRSHPEGEFSLGLIEGHNERSLVTFMEATIMELPQNSSVFFIGRYNHDIKLFDQSPFKCQYDNRGGKTQVSYPSRTDLQMEFLSAHRSKGLQADYVFILNNKEKSYGFPSKIQNDAVVQLLLDDTEDYLYSEERRLFYVAMTRTKKKAWLLVQDGNKSVFVKELMADFPSELQSRQQICPKCGGSLVIRRSVHGEFWGCSNYHKGCAFTQGIGPKKDSHSRPQPVQRQQKNFKKD